In the genome of Methanopyrus kandleri AV19, one region contains:
- the purO gene encoding IMP cyclohydrolase produces the protein MYVGRFLLAGKLEDGTPIAVYGVCSRSFSDRRIEVREGAAFVVPEDPSYITENPYVTYTCARIVDEFLVLTNGAQTDPIADKLESGVPPREALVSVTFAMDYEHDEYNTPRISLITDGETFWLGRVAPEEVYFRVMKPKDGEGYLLSVYGEYAEVPSKPNMTLDREDPLECDPVPSFEHYVCSVIARHDGGRWSLEAR, from the coding sequence GTGTACGTCGGCCGGTTTTTACTCGCCGGGAAGCTGGAGGACGGGACACCGATCGCCGTATACGGCGTCTGCAGTCGCAGCTTCTCGGATCGACGTATCGAGGTCCGTGAGGGTGCGGCGTTCGTGGTTCCTGAAGATCCGAGCTACATCACCGAGAACCCGTACGTGACCTACACCTGCGCCCGGATCGTCGACGAGTTCCTGGTGCTCACCAACGGCGCCCAGACAGATCCTATCGCGGACAAGCTGGAGTCGGGAGTACCACCCAGGGAGGCGCTCGTATCCGTCACCTTCGCGATGGATTACGAACACGACGAGTACAATACACCGAGGATCTCCCTGATCACGGACGGCGAAACGTTCTGGCTAGGACGGGTCGCACCGGAGGAAGTGTACTTCAGGGTCATGAAGCCGAAGGACGGTGAGGGGTACTTACTGTCCGTGTACGGGGAGTACGCCGAGGTCCCGTCGAAACCCAACATGACCCTCGATCGGGAGGACCCGCTGGAGTGCGATCCGGTACCGTCCTTCGAGCACTACGTTTGCTCGGTGATCGCACGGCACGATGGCGGCCGTTGGTCCCTCGAGGCCAGGTGA
- a CDS encoding fumarate hydratase — translation MPDDSDRELLESIAEATVEALRVAETKLPDDVLERVERALEEEEDDHARMMLEAILENVRIAEEKGLPMCQDTGLITVFAEIGREFPLRLAGTIRDGIEEGIRRATEEIPLRPNVVHPISRENTGDNTGDRVPIVRFLPTKGEELRLHFLPKGFGSENSSAVTRLLPTEGLEGVREFVIKTVREAGGMPCPPIVLGVGVGGTIDEAAHLAKLALFRPLNVRNPDPEIAKLEEELLEEINRLGVGPMGLGGRTTALAVNVELAYTHTAGLPVAVNVQCWAARRATAIVYPDGFFEVTQREYPRG, via the coding sequence ATGCCCGACGACTCGGATCGAGAGCTGCTCGAAAGCATAGCCGAAGCCACAGTCGAAGCGTTGCGCGTGGCCGAAACTAAGCTTCCGGATGACGTGCTGGAGAGGGTCGAACGGGCCCTGGAGGAGGAAGAAGACGACCATGCCCGGATGATGCTGGAGGCGATCCTTGAGAACGTCCGCATCGCCGAGGAGAAAGGACTACCGATGTGCCAAGACACCGGACTGATCACGGTCTTTGCGGAGATCGGCCGCGAGTTCCCGCTGAGGCTGGCCGGGACCATCCGGGACGGGATCGAGGAGGGTATCCGGCGGGCCACGGAGGAGATACCACTTCGACCTAACGTGGTCCATCCGATCAGTAGGGAGAACACAGGTGATAACACCGGAGATCGTGTACCCATCGTGCGGTTCCTTCCGACCAAAGGGGAGGAGTTGAGGCTCCACTTCCTGCCCAAAGGTTTCGGGTCCGAGAACTCCAGCGCCGTGACTCGGTTATTACCCACGGAAGGGTTGGAAGGCGTCCGCGAGTTCGTGATCAAGACCGTGCGCGAGGCCGGCGGGATGCCGTGCCCACCGATCGTGCTGGGCGTGGGAGTCGGAGGTACGATCGATGAGGCCGCGCACTTGGCCAAGCTGGCCCTGTTCCGACCACTGAACGTCAGGAATCCGGACCCGGAGATCGCGAAGCTGGAGGAAGAGCTACTGGAGGAGATCAACCGGCTGGGCGTAGGTCCAATGGGTCTCGGGGGTCGAACTACGGCACTGGCGGTCAACGTCGAGCTAGCTTACACCCACACGGCCGGGCTGCCGGTGGCAGTGAATGTACAGTGCTGGGCGGCCCGGAGGGCGACCGCGATCGTGTACCCGGACGGCTTCTTCGAGGTCACTCAACGCGAGTATCCGCGGGGGTAA
- a CDS encoding FumA C-terminus/TtdB family hydratase beta subunit, whose amino-acid sequence MTEHHLEVPLEKEERLTELEVGDVVYLSGTIITARDKAHQRIFEEGEEPPVDLEGAAVFHAGPVVRRVDDGYELVVIGPTTSTRMAKYLEDIVDAGVKLIVGKGGMGPDAPEVMKDRAVYLTAPGGCAALLAERVKSIREVHWLDLGVPEAIWVLEVEEFGPLIVTVDAHGNELAGE is encoded by the coding sequence TTGACCGAACACCACCTGGAAGTCCCTCTCGAGAAGGAGGAACGGCTCACCGAGCTGGAGGTAGGCGATGTAGTGTACCTGAGCGGAACCATAATCACGGCTCGCGACAAAGCCCACCAGCGGATTTTCGAGGAAGGTGAGGAACCCCCCGTAGATCTCGAAGGAGCCGCCGTGTTCCACGCGGGTCCCGTGGTCAGGCGCGTCGACGACGGCTACGAGCTGGTGGTGATAGGCCCCACGACGAGCACGCGGATGGCGAAGTACCTCGAGGATATCGTGGATGCGGGCGTGAAGTTGATCGTCGGGAAGGGAGGCATGGGTCCAGACGCCCCCGAGGTGATGAAGGATCGCGCCGTATACCTCACGGCGCCGGGAGGGTGCGCCGCGCTCCTTGCCGAGCGGGTGAAAAGCATCCGAGAGGTGCACTGGTTGGACCTCGGAGTCCCCGAAGCGATATGGGTCCTGGAGGTGGAGGAGTTCGGCCCGCTAATAGTCACCGTGGACGCGCACGGTAACGAGCTGGCGGGTGAGTGA
- the rqcH gene encoding ribosome rescue protein RqcH codes for MTSFDVRATARELDSLLEGALIDKIYQVGERELKVKVHVPGVGSHYLVWEPGMRVHLTWRPKPSPDQPTSVSQALRNTLSGDRIERVTQLGFDRILRFDLRSGRRVHVELLPKGTLAVTDENNVIERAFPARRFRNRAVVPGEVYEPPEGPPDPYELDRDAFLELLLEADRDLVRTLAVDVGLGGLYAEEVLLRAGLYERRESHASEFEEDELEELYETLRDLLEQISEGDLRPTLYRTTERDYVDVTPVPLERYSDELEMEEQDTFQRALDEYYVTKFLAEKEREVREEWEREKRRLERTIERQRSSIEQLRTKAEKLRGRANALYLNYNLVDGILSELRKAERKGYSLDEIKRRIQEAKGSGIEEVERIADIDVENRRVILRLPGENGEVTVPVPIDSDVHSTASKLFDRAKELERKAERAQEVLREQERELEKLLEEGPPEVELEELTVELTKRRKKDWYERFRWFISSDGFVVIGGSDAHTNEIILRRYLEEHDILVHAHVHGAPHVVIKTEGEEVPETTLREAAIFAASYSRAWRWGLKAADVYWVTADQVDKSAEAPHGGAIIRGKRNWFRRTELKVAIGVQEVEGGYRVMGGPVSAVKKHCMTYGVLEPGNERKSDVARRLFELFKKEVENLRRYLTVDDVMRAMPPGNARLLEVG; via the coding sequence ATGACATCCTTCGACGTACGCGCCACGGCCCGCGAACTAGATTCCTTGCTCGAGGGGGCCTTGATAGACAAGATATACCAGGTAGGAGAGCGCGAGCTGAAGGTCAAGGTTCACGTCCCGGGCGTGGGCTCCCATTATCTGGTCTGGGAACCGGGGATGCGTGTACACCTAACCTGGCGCCCAAAACCCAGCCCCGACCAACCCACCTCCGTTTCCCAGGCCCTCCGAAACACCCTTTCCGGCGACCGCATCGAGCGCGTCACCCAGCTAGGTTTCGATAGAATCCTACGCTTCGACCTGCGTTCGGGCCGTAGGGTCCATGTCGAGCTGCTCCCCAAAGGTACGCTCGCCGTAACGGACGAGAACAACGTCATTGAGCGGGCTTTTCCGGCCAGACGGTTCCGTAACAGGGCCGTCGTGCCCGGTGAAGTGTACGAGCCACCCGAAGGCCCGCCCGATCCTTACGAGCTCGACCGTGACGCCTTCCTGGAACTACTACTCGAGGCCGACCGCGATCTCGTCCGGACGCTCGCCGTAGACGTGGGTCTCGGGGGCCTCTACGCCGAAGAGGTGCTCCTGAGGGCCGGGCTGTACGAGCGTCGGGAGTCCCACGCATCCGAGTTCGAGGAGGATGAGCTAGAGGAGCTCTACGAAACGCTCCGGGACCTCCTAGAGCAGATATCCGAGGGAGATCTACGGCCCACACTCTATAGGACGACCGAGCGAGATTACGTGGACGTCACGCCGGTGCCGCTCGAACGCTACTCCGATGAGCTCGAGATGGAGGAGCAGGACACCTTCCAGCGTGCCTTAGACGAGTATTACGTGACGAAGTTCCTGGCGGAGAAGGAACGCGAAGTGCGGGAGGAATGGGAGCGTGAGAAACGTCGCCTCGAGCGGACGATCGAGAGGCAGCGCTCGAGCATCGAGCAGCTACGTACAAAGGCGGAGAAACTCCGTGGGCGGGCCAACGCGCTGTACCTGAACTACAACCTCGTCGACGGGATCCTGAGCGAGCTCCGGAAGGCAGAACGCAAGGGGTACTCGCTGGACGAGATCAAGCGGAGGATCCAAGAGGCTAAGGGTTCCGGCATCGAGGAAGTGGAGAGGATAGCCGACATCGACGTTGAGAACCGTCGCGTGATCCTCAGGTTGCCGGGTGAGAACGGCGAGGTAACCGTGCCCGTACCGATCGACTCGGACGTTCACTCCACGGCTTCCAAGCTTTTCGATCGTGCGAAGGAGCTAGAACGTAAGGCCGAGCGCGCTCAGGAGGTTCTTCGAGAGCAGGAGCGCGAACTCGAGAAGCTACTCGAAGAGGGCCCACCCGAGGTGGAGCTCGAGGAACTGACCGTCGAGCTCACGAAGCGTCGCAAGAAGGACTGGTACGAGCGGTTCAGGTGGTTCATCTCTTCCGACGGTTTCGTAGTCATAGGCGGCTCGGACGCTCATACCAACGAGATCATACTGCGGCGCTACCTGGAGGAGCACGACATCCTCGTCCACGCTCACGTGCACGGAGCTCCACATGTCGTGATCAAGACTGAGGGCGAGGAGGTCCCGGAGACGACCCTACGCGAGGCGGCGATCTTCGCGGCTTCGTATTCCCGAGCGTGGCGTTGGGGCCTTAAAGCCGCTGATGTTTACTGGGTGACGGCCGATCAGGTAGACAAGTCCGCCGAGGCCCCCCACGGAGGTGCTATCATCCGCGGTAAACGTAACTGGTTCCGTCGAACGGAGCTGAAGGTGGCAATCGGTGTCCAAGAGGTGGAGGGTGGGTACAGGGTAATGGGCGGACCAGTCTCCGCCGTGAAGAAACACTGCATGACGTACGGCGTCTTGGAGCCTGGAAACGAGCGCAAATCCGACGTCGCCAGGAGGCTCTTCGAGCTGTTCAAGAAGGAGGTGGAGAACCTACGCCGTTATCTGACTGTAGACGACGTGATGAGGGCTATGCCGCCCGGAAACGCGAGGCTGTTGGAGGTAGGCTGA
- the porB gene encoding pyruvate synthase subunit PorB, with translation MGNKRRVPIPEEELMAPGHRACAGCGSALCARLCMKALGKDTVVVMPTGCIEVVTTPYPETAWEVPWIHVAFENAAAVASGIERALKALGKEDVTVAVLAGDGGTVDIGFQALSGMIERGHNIVYICYDNEAYMNTGVQRSGATPYFAATTTTPPGKIWKGEMRPKKDIPKIIAAHGAPYVATACVSHPQDLIKKVKKAKEVEGPAYVHVLCPCPPGWGHDSSETIEIAKLAVETGMWVLYEIENGEFRITYRPKERKPVKEYLKRQKRFQHLSEDDIEKIQRMVDEQWKELEGKE, from the coding sequence GTGGGGAACAAGAGACGCGTCCCCATCCCGGAGGAGGAACTCATGGCTCCCGGCCATCGAGCGTGTGCGGGCTGCGGATCCGCCCTCTGCGCGCGCCTCTGCATGAAGGCCCTCGGTAAAGACACCGTGGTAGTCATGCCGACGGGGTGCATCGAGGTCGTCACGACGCCGTACCCGGAGACCGCTTGGGAAGTACCGTGGATCCACGTGGCGTTCGAGAACGCCGCCGCCGTCGCATCCGGTATCGAACGCGCATTGAAGGCGTTGGGGAAGGAGGACGTCACCGTTGCCGTGCTCGCGGGCGACGGTGGAACCGTGGACATAGGATTTCAGGCGCTATCGGGAATGATCGAGCGAGGTCACAATATCGTCTACATCTGTTACGACAACGAGGCTTACATGAACACAGGAGTACAGCGGAGCGGTGCGACACCGTACTTCGCCGCGACTACCACAACACCGCCGGGTAAGATCTGGAAGGGAGAGATGCGACCTAAGAAGGACATCCCGAAGATCATCGCCGCGCACGGAGCGCCGTACGTTGCGACGGCGTGCGTATCCCATCCCCAGGACCTCATCAAGAAGGTCAAGAAGGCGAAGGAAGTGGAAGGACCGGCGTACGTCCACGTACTGTGCCCGTGTCCACCGGGTTGGGGGCATGATTCGTCGGAGACTATCGAGATCGCGAAGCTGGCAGTGGAGACGGGGATGTGGGTGCTATACGAAATCGAGAACGGGGAGTTCCGCATCACCTATCGTCCGAAGGAGCGCAAGCCGGTGAAGGAGTACCTCAAGCGTCAGAAGCGGTTCCAACACCTGAGCGAGGACGACATAGAGAAGATCCAAAGGATGGTGGACGAGCAGTGGAAGGAGCTCGAAGGGAAGGAGTAA
- a CDS encoding 4Fe-4S dicluster domain-containing protein has product MEGARREGVKAWVGLPGCIGCVLCAEACPIGAIEIVDGRPQKCIHCDPERAMCARACPHHAIVQVCETLVVDRDRCNGCGKCAEACPVGGIFIREDVAVKCDNCLDRDYPACVEVCPVAGADVAPVNERVLWRRSRAARTLRNLPGSGGHARRLGSRAARKHSRSHSRSVARGRN; this is encoded by the coding sequence GTGGAAGGAGCTCGAAGGGAAGGAGTAAAGGCTTGGGTCGGTCTACCCGGCTGTATAGGTTGCGTTCTGTGCGCGGAGGCGTGTCCGATCGGCGCCATAGAGATCGTCGACGGCCGGCCGCAGAAGTGTATACACTGTGACCCGGAGCGGGCGATGTGCGCGCGGGCTTGCCCCCATCACGCGATCGTTCAGGTGTGCGAAACGCTCGTGGTGGACCGAGACCGATGTAATGGGTGCGGAAAGTGTGCCGAGGCCTGCCCAGTAGGCGGGATATTCATCCGCGAGGACGTCGCCGTGAAGTGTGACAACTGCTTGGACCGAGACTACCCCGCGTGTGTGGAAGTATGTCCAGTGGCCGGCGCGGACGTGGCTCCCGTGAACGAGCGAGTTTTATGGAGACGATCCCGAGCTGCCCGCACACTCCGAAACTTGCCGGGGAGTGGGGGTCATGCCCGACGACTCGGATCGAGAGCTGCTCGAAAGCATAGCCGAAGCCACAGTCGAAGCGTTGCGCGTGGCCGAAACTAA